DNA from Deinococcus deserti VCD115:
GCTCGGCATCTCCGTGCCTGACTTCTGGTTGGGTACGCTGCTGATTTTGTTTTTCGCACTCAAACTTGGCTGGCTGCCACCAGCCGGGTACGCCTCACCGTCGGAAGATCCGGCGCTGTTTCTCAAATTGCTGATTCTTCCAACCATCACGCTTGCGTTTCAGGTCATGGGTATCCTGACTCGCTTCACCCGCGGCGCCATGCTGGAAGTACTCAACCAGGATTTCGTCCGCACGGCGCGCGCCAAAGGGGTTGCCGAACGGGCCGTACTCTACCGCCACGCCCTGCGCAACGCCCTGATTCCTGTGATTACCGTGATTGGCCTGAACATCGGCTTCCTGCTCAGCGGGACCATTCTCGTAGAGACGATCTTTGGCTGGCCGGGCGTCGGCAGTCTCGCAGTGACGGCGATCAACCAGCGCGACTATCCGGTGGTCCAGGCCTGCGTCATGCTGTTCGCGCTGACCTTCACGGTCGTCAATCTTGTTGTGGACCTGCTTTACGGCGTGATCGACGCAAGGATTCGCTATTCATGACCCCCATCAATGCCACCCCTGCTGCACCCCCCCGTCTTTCCGACCGGCGGCGTTTCCTCCGCAAGTATCTGCAGAACCGGTCACTGATGGTAGGCACCGTGATTTTGCTGATTATGGCTCTGTGCGCGCTGCTGGCCCCCTGGCTCGCCCCATATGATCCGGCCGAACAGTACACCGACTACGCGCTGCAGGGGCCATCGCCCCAGTTTCCGCTGGGTACCGATATGTTCGGCCGCGATCAACTGAGCCGGATCATCTATGGCACGCGCCTGTCGTTCGTGGTGAGCAGCGTCTCGGTGGGCATTGCGCTGGTTCTCGGAACGTTGCTGGGACTGATTGCCGTCACCGCGCGGGGCTGGGTCGACAACGTCATCATGCGCGTGATGGACGTCCTGTTTGCCTTCCCGTTTCTGCTGCTGGTCATCGCCATCATGGCGGCGTTCGGAACCAGCCTGACCAACGCCATGATCGCCATCGGCATCGTGTATACGCCCTCGTTCGCCCGGGTCACGCGCGCAGCAGCCCTGAACGTCATGGAGCAGCTGTATATCGAAGCCAGCCACAGCTTGGGGGCCAGCCGGTCGCGGCTGATTTTCCGGCACATCCTGCCCAACATCCAGGGACCACTCATCATTCAGACCACGCTTTCGCTGGCATTCGCCATCCTGGCGGAAGCGGCGCTGTCCTTTCTCGGTCTGGGTGCTCAGCCCCCGGCGCCGTCCTGGGGCCTGATGCTGAACGAGGGAAGGGATTTCTTCAATATGGCGGACTGGCTGGCGATCTTCCCTGGCCTGGCCATCACCGTGGCGGTGCTGGGCTTTAATCTGCTTGGTGACGGCCTGCGTGATCTTCTTGACCCCCGGTCCCACAGAGAAAACTGATCTTGCTCATGGCCTGAATGCACAGATCGCCGTGTCCGGACATGCCTGACGTTTCAAGTTCTGGGTGGACTCAGCAGCTGGGACTTCGCAGCCCACGTTATCCAGGACACGGTTCATGAGGTAGAGCAGCACAACCGTCTGAAACGAACCGAGCATCTACTCTGCTGCATGCTGCCGGGCTGTCCACCAGTCAGCCCGGCTGCTCCATTGTCGGTTGTCTGACATACCAGTCTTGCTGGCCTGGGGACAAATTCACTGTGTCGGTGGACGTCATGGTCGACAGCAAAATGAACCTGTTTTTCCCTACAGCCCCGCCCACCTGGGGAAGAAGCAGACTAGTCGATTCCTTTGTCCTCCGCACCTCTTGAATAAGAATAGTCATGTGTTAGACTTCTGAATAACTCAATTCAAAGTCGGCAATAGTGGTTGTCTGCATAGAACACTGCACTCTCTATAGCGGTGCAGTGAAAGGCTACCTGCAGAGCCATGAGCCATTGCGCCCGCCGTGTCAGCTCAGACCGATAAGGACTAAACATGACCACCGTAAAAGAAGCCCAGTCCGCGCTAGATGCCCAGGTTATTGCCTGGCGCCGTCACCTGCACCAACATCCCGAACTGTCTTTTCAGGAACACGAGACAGCCAACTATGTGGAAGCACAATTACGGAAGATGAAGGGATTGAGTATCACCCGTCCAACCCCAACGAGTGTGTTGGCCGTGCTGCGCGGCCAGGGTGGAACAGGCCGCACCGTGCTGCTCCGGGCCGATATGGACGCGCTTCCTATTCAGGAAAACACTGACTTTGACTTTGCTTCGCGGAACGATGGCGTGATGCACGCCTGCGGGCACGACGGCCACACCGCGATGCTCCTGGGCGCCGCGCAGGTGCTTTCAGAACAGCAAGAGCAGCTGCGCGGGGAAATCCGCTTCATCTTTCAGCACGCAGAAGAACTGTTCCCCGGTGGCGGGCAGCAGGTGGTAGACGCAGGCGTCATGGATGGGGTCGATGTCGCGGTAGGCACCCACCTGTTCTCCCCGATTCCTGTCGGGCTCGTGGCCTTAAAGTCAGGACCGCTGATGGCTGCTCCAGACACCTTCGAAGTGACCGTCGTTGGAAAAGGTGGCCATGGTGCCATGCCGCAAGAAACCATTGATCCCATCGTGATCGCATGTCACGTTGTGACGGCCATGCAATCCATTGTTTCACGCCAGCGTGATCCGCTGGAACCCGCTGTCGTCAGCGTGACGACCATTCATGCAGGGACTGCCCACAACGTCATTCCGAACACAGCTGTCCTTACAGGAACGGTCAGAACGTTCGACCCGGCCCTGAGAGAGCAGATCCCACAGCTGATGGAGCGACTTGTGCGAGGAATCACGGAAGCGTTTGGCGCTACATACGAATTCAGGTATGAGCAGGGGTACCGCGCAACCATCAACGACCCCGCAGTGACCGAGGTTCTCCGGGAAGTGGTTCAGGAAACGGTAGGAGCACAAGCCCTGGTTGAAGCACAACCGACGATGGGAGGAGAAGACTTCAGCGCTTACCTCAGCCGTGCGCCCGGCGCATTCATCTTTATCGGTGCCCGGAATGAAGAAGCAGGCATTACCGCTCCGCATCACCATCCTAATTTCGCGATTGACGAAGACGCCCTTGCCATCGGAGTGAAGGTGCTTGTCGGAGCAGCCCGGCGTCTGTCTGCCGGTGCCTGACAGGGATGACCATCTTGTGCACCAACTCAGGATGGTCATCCCTGCCGGGAGTCGCAGTGAGTCACGCTCAAGCTGTGGCTGCCTCCACTTCGGTAACTGTTGGTGCGGCGCACTTGCGCTATTCTGAGTGGGCCGCTTAATTATGCAGTCGGATTCAGACCTGGATTACGCCACACCAGTGCCTGGGTGGTAAACCCTCGTCACAATCGCACGAAGAGGAATCTCACGTCGGTGTCCGCCTCCAGATTCGGCTTCCTCTCATGCACTTTTATCCAATCCTGTGTTCGTGTCCGTCCTGACTACGTTGCACCCTAATCCCTCTTCCATCTGGAGACCACTATGATCAAGAAGCTGTTATGCACTGGATTGACCCTCGCCCTGATCTCCGGCACCGCCAGCGCCAGCACCCTGGTCTTTGGCGCTGGCGGCGAGCCTGTCTCTCTCGATTCCGGGACCATCACCGACGGTAACTCTTCACTGGCGCAGGCCCTTGTGTACGACATGCTGGTCCGGTTCAAGAAAGGGACAACAACCATCACGCCGGGACTGGCGACCAGCTGGAAGGCCAACAAGGACGCCAGCGAGTGGACCTTCACCTTGCGCCCAAACGTGAAGTTCTCCGACGGCACGCCCTTTAATGCGAATGCCGTGGTGTTCAACGTGAACCGCTGGTGGGATCAGGCGGCAGACGCTGGCGCGAAGGAACACAGCAAGACCTTCACCTCATGGACGTTTATCTTTGGGGGCTTCAAGGGCGAGCAGAACAGCCTGTTGAAGAGTGTGCGTGCTGACGGGCCGAACAAAGTCGTCTTTACGTTGAACCGCTCCTTTGCACCCTTCCCCGAAGCCCTCGCCACCCCCTTCTTCGGAATCGCCAGCCCGGACGCCGTCAAGAAGGCTGGGGCCCGGTATGGCACTCCTGCCGCCCTGCCCGTGGGCACCGGGCCGTTCATCATGCAGTCGTGGAAGACAGGCGACCGCATCACACTGGTGCCCAACAAGGGACACTGGGGCAAGAAAGCCAGCTACGACCAGCTTCTCCTGCGCTTCCTGAAGGACCCAAGCGTCCGACTGAACGAGCTCAAAGCCGGAACCATCGACTTCACCACCGATCTCAACCCTGATCAGCTCAACGTCGTGAAGGCCGACAAGAACCTCAACCCGGTCATCATTCCCGGCTTCAACGTGGGTTTCCTCAGCCTGAACCTCGGGAACCAGCACCTGAAAAATGACAAGGTACGGCAGGCCATCAGCATGGCGATCAACAAGAAAGCCATCGTGGAAGCCTTCTGGGGTGACCTGGGAGTTTCGGACGCCAGCTTTCTGCCGCCTGCGCTTGGTTGGGCCAACAGCAAGAAGGTACCGGCCGACTACAAATTCGATCCGGCCGCTGCCAAGAAGCTGCTGGCCGAAGCCGGTTACCCGAACGGCTTCTCGATCGACCTGTGGTACATGCCCGTCAGCCGCCCGTACTTCCCGACACCGAAACCGATTGCCGAAGCGATGGCCGCAGACCTGGGAGCCATCGGCATCAAGGCGACTCTGAAGACCGAGGACTGGGCCAAGTACCTGGAAGACCGCAACAAGAAACCTGGCTTCGACATGTACATGATCGGCTGGACGGGACCCTATGCCAGCCCGTACAACTTCTACAACGTCTATTACGGCGAGGAAGCTTCGGCAGACAGCAACTACGGTAACCCCAAACTTTTCCAACTGTTGAGGACCGCTGTCGCCACCAGCAGCCGCTCTGCACAGGCCAAAGCGTACTCTCAGATTCACGAAATCTCCTATGATGCCAACGTCCGCATTCCGATCGTCCACTCCCGTCCGCTCGCTGCAGCGCGCACGTACGTCAAAGGCTGGGTCCCCAGCCCGTCGGTCATCACGCCGTTTGAAGACATCACCATCAGCGGAAAAAAGTAAGGCGCGACTGACCAAAGGACTGTTACCGGCAACGTAGAAGACGCTCACCTCCGGGAAGGGCTGCGCTCCCAAGTTCTTAACCTCAGCCTCGTACCATTTACCATCAGAACGATCTGCATGATCTGCGTCGTCAACCAGGCGACATCGTGACCGTCAGCGATCTGCTCGTTGGCGGCACGATCATTCCCGGATGAAGTGGGCAGTGCTGGGCTGTTTCAACTGCTCTTCTGGATCCGCAACCAAGCCATGAACCGTCACATAGCCCTCCCGCTGGTAAGCAGGAGGGCTATGTGACGGTTCAATAGAGCACCTGAACGTTCGTGCCTCCCTGCGATCTGAACGCGGCCCACAGCTACGGGCGGCTCTGGTACAAGTTGCAGCATGGGTGGCCGTGACCCCTGAGTCACCTGCGTTCCTGATACGCAACTGTCTGCTTGAACTTTATCCAGGTCATCACAAGTCAGCTCCGGGCCAGCACCTGCCGGGGCAGCTGAGCGGCAGAAGGTCTGGTGCAGCTACTCCTGATGGTCACCTGGGTCATGGAGGGGGTAAGCCATGCTCGTCATGAGAGCCTGCGCGCCGGCACTGGTGTCCTGCCGGACAAACTGCACCACGACAGGTACTTCCGATTCAACCAGGCAGGCGTATTCCACATCCAGGGGGATGGCGCGGGGGTCGATCAGGTCATTCACACGTACATGCCGGACACGTCGGCTGGCCACGCACAGCAGATAAGGTCCTTCCGGATCGCGGTCGGCATAGAAGATACTCAGCTTGAGTTGCGCGTCCTGGTCACCAGTATTCAGGATGCACAACTGGTCATAACTGGTGTATCGCGGCTCCTCGCCTGTGCTCCTCAAGGGTATGTGTCCGGCCGGCACGCACCAGATCCTGTGACCATAGGACTTCATGCCCGCTCCTCAGGAGCTGCCTTTGGGCTTATCTCGTGCAGAGGCACCTCGTGGACACGGACGGCGCCTTCACTGCTCTCCTGCTCTCCCAACAAGGCACGCAGGTAGTCATTCAGAAACATGCCCTGCGGGTCCATCCTGCCCCGCAGGAGCTGAAAGTCATCCCAGTGGGGATAGAGGTCTCGCAGTTGGGTGCCGCCCAGCGTATGCTTCTTCCCCCAGTGCGGGCGCCCTCCGTAAGCGCGGAAGATCGACTCGATGTCCTTGAAAAAAGGCCAGTAGGCGAGTCCAGCATTCTGATGCAGGGAGATGGTCACGGAGGCACGTCCTGAGGCGTTCCCGAGCCAGGAATCGTCTTGCTCGACGGTGCGGTACAGCACCCGCCAGCCAACATGCTGCCGATGACGCTCCAGAATTCGGTCCCGGACCTCCAGGAAACAAGCAGGGCCAGCTTCCAGAGGCACGGCGTACTCCATCTCGTCAAACTTCAGGGTCCGGTTGCGGGGAAGCGCCTGCCAGCTTGGCGAGGTTTCCTCTTTCACCAGGCGAGCATACGGCAGCGCTCCTTGTTCCTTTCCAGGCTCGTTGAGCAGCCGCAGTTTGACGGCGTCACTGCGGGGATACCAGTAGAAATCGAAGTTGCGGTTATGTTCGATCAGTTCATCCAGATGTTCCAGGCACAGGGCAGTGGTTGTGCAGAACTCCTGCCGATGCAGGTCATAGGTGGGAAGAACGCGAAGCTTGAGCTGAGTGAAGATCCCGAGCGTGCCCAGGGAGACGCGGGCCGCACGCAGTTGGTCGGGATGTTCGTTTTCATTCCATTCCTGCACTTCCCCGGACGCGGTAACGAAACGCACCTGGATCAGAGCACTCGACAGGTCGCGCAGGCGCCGTCCCGTTCCCTTGGTGCCGGTCCCGAACGCTCCAGCAATGTACTGGGTGGCTACGTCTCCATAGTTGTGCAGGGCCAATCCCGCCTGGTAAAGCGCTTCCCCGACCTCACGCAAAGGCGTTCCAGCCCAGACGGTAGCTGTTTGCTCGTCGCCGTTGTGGTCGATGAGGCCACGCAGATACTCCAGAGAGATAAGTTGCTGTTTCGTCTGCATTAAAGGGACGGACGAGTGACCGTGTCCGCACACCCTGACGGTTGCGCCAGCCGCTGCGCTGCTGCGTACCAGGGATGCCAGTTCCTCCTCCGAGCGGGGCCGCGCCAGTTCATCCGCAGTAAAACGGAGGCTACCGGACCAGTTGAGAAATGTGAAGGGAGGGCAATCCGGATGCAAATGGGACATGGCTTCTCCCTGTCACGACCCTTCTGGCCCCTCGCTGTGTCCCAGCAGGACAGCAAGGGGCCGGGTCGAAGAAAACTCGGACAGCAGAAGTGCGATGCCAGCCGTAAGAGGGACGGCAATAATCGCCCCACCGACGCCCCACAGCCAGCCCCAGAACACCACCGAAAACGCCACGACTGTAGGTGAAAGCTTCAACCTGTCGCCCTGCCACTTCGGATTCAGGAGGCTTCCGACGCCCAGCTGAACGACCGTCAACCCCAGAAGGACCAGTGCGCCCTGCGCTGCGCCACCGAACGCAAAGGCAAACAATACAGGAGGCACCACAGACAACAGCGAGCCGATGGTGGGAAAGAATTCCAGAACGAACGTCAGTACTGCCCAGACGAAAGGAAAAGGCAACCCCACCAGGGCGCATATTCCCCAGGTCAGGACGGCAGTGATGAGGCCCGTGACCGTCTGGACCCACATAAACTGTTCGAACTGCCGCCCCATGCGCCCAAAGGCGTCTGTGAGCCGTCGACCGCGCTCAGCGCCAAACGCCTGGACCAACCGCCGACGCCAGGCGTCCGCTTCTGCCAGCAGGAGGACGAGAAACACCAGCAGCAGTCCAGTCAAGCCGAGTGGTGACAGGACGGCTCGAAGGCCGCCAAACACTACTCCCATCACGTTCGATCCGGACGGACTGCCAGACGACAGGCTGTCCGGGAGCCGGATGCCATATCCTTTCAAACGCTCGGCGTATCTGGGCAGGTCCTGAGCGACTACATTTACAGCGTAGACCACGCTACCCAGAATCAGAGCAAGAAACGCCAGAAACAGCAGGATAATGAGGGCCACGCTGAGCCACCGGGGCAGACGTTGCTCAAGTCGGCGCTGAAGAGGCCGGAAGAACAGCGCGATCACAGCACCGAACACCAGAGGCAGCGTAGCGTCCTGGGTAACATGAAGACCACCCAAGGTCAGCAGGACGGCAATAGTGACGATTGCAACCGTCGAGACCGAACCCATCAGCATGACTGATGCCGCCCCTGGTAGACAGAAAGAGTGCCTCGCATTGATCGCAGTTCACCATAGGACTCCCAAAAACCCATTCTGAAAGCCTTGAGCAATCCGCACCAGCCCGCAGGACCCTGAGCCTGCTTTCAAGGTGTGAGCCGTCAATCTGTCGGAAGTGCCTTCCGCGGGTGGACTGTTCAGAAGGGGTCAACAGAGATGCAGGCACCGCCAGGTATTCACCGATCTGCTGCAACTGGTCTGTGGCCACAGGAGTTATCCCAGGATGATTCATTCGATCTGACTTCCCACGGCATTCAGGAATGTCCGAACCTTGGGACCACTCCTGCGACATTGACGACCGGCACGGTGTCGCGTGCCCTGGAGAACGGTTGCACAGGGACCTAACCGGCAGTGGCGACCTGGTACATGTAGTACGCCGCAAAAGCTGCGAAAAATACGGCCGCCAATGCAGTCGCAGCCAACGCCAATCCTGATGGCTGAAGCTCCTGCGGGAGGGCGCGGCGGTTCAGGAGCAGCGTAAGGAGCGCCACGACAGGAATGTGCGCGGCCTCGATGGCTCCTGCGAGCTGGAGCAGGGCGACCGGCTCTCCGAACAACAGGTAGGCACCGATAGGCAGGGCCACCAGCAGCCCCACGACCACACCGCGCCGCATCCATGTACGGTTGACCTCGCTGGCACGTACGCCGAAACCGGTCAGCAGCGTCCGTACGCCACCGCTGAACATCCGCGCAAATCCGTCCTGGGCCGACAGGATGGTGCTACTGAACGTCACCACTACTGCCGTTACCATAAACCAGAAGCCCGCCGGCCCCCAGACGTCTCCAAGCAGCCGTCCCAGGGTGCGTGCCACTTCGCTCTCGTCGGGAACCAGGCCTTCGGGACGCAACAATTCCGTTCCCAGTATCAGGAATGCCACGGCGATAATCAGGGCGCCCACAACTGCGAGCGTATTGGACAGTGTCAGGAATGCAAGCCAGCCCCGCAGCCGACTGCGCTCCGTGTCAGACAGGCTGTGCGGGTCTACTTCCTCTGCG
Protein-coding regions in this window:
- a CDS encoding AI-2E family transporter, with protein sequence MLMGSVSTVAIVTIAVLLTLGGLHVTQDATLPLVFGAVIALFFRPLQRRLEQRLPRWLSVALIILLFLAFLALILGSVVYAVNVVAQDLPRYAERLKGYGIRLPDSLSSGSPSGSNVMGVVFGGLRAVLSPLGLTGLLLVFLVLLLAEADAWRRRLVQAFGAERGRRLTDAFGRMGRQFEQFMWVQTVTGLITAVLTWGICALVGLPFPFVWAVLTFVLEFFPTIGSLLSVVPPVLFAFAFGGAAQGALVLLGLTVVQLGVGSLLNPKWQGDRLKLSPTVVAFSVVFWGWLWGVGGAIIAVPLTAGIALLLSEFSSTRPLAVLLGHSEGPEGS
- a CDS encoding ABC transporter permease; translated protein: MLVFAFKRLVSVIPILLGITVIAYFLTRTIPGDVVAVMLGTNADPEVAAQLRRNLRLDQPIIVGYFDWLAALLRGDLGESIRSGLPIGQDLMTRFGRTAQLTLAAIVLATALSIPLGILAAVRRNRAADQVISITALLGISVPDFWLGTLLILFFALKLGWLPPAGYASPSEDPALFLKLLILPTITLAFQVMGILTRFTRGAMLEVLNQDFVRTARAKGVAERAVLYRHALRNALIPVITVIGLNIGFLLSGTILVETIFGWPGVGSLAVTAINQRDYPVVQACVMLFALTFTVVNLVVDLLYGVIDARIRYS
- a CDS encoding D-arabinono-1,4-lactone oxidase, translated to MSHLHPDCPPFTFLNWSGSLRFTADELARPRSEEELASLVRSSAAAGATVRVCGHGHSSVPLMQTKQQLISLEYLRGLIDHNGDEQTATVWAGTPLREVGEALYQAGLALHNYGDVATQYIAGAFGTGTKGTGRRLRDLSSALIQVRFVTASGEVQEWNENEHPDQLRAARVSLGTLGIFTQLKLRVLPTYDLHRQEFCTTTALCLEHLDELIEHNRNFDFYWYPRSDAVKLRLLNEPGKEQGALPYARLVKEETSPSWQALPRNRTLKFDEMEYAVPLEAGPACFLEVRDRILERHRQHVGWRVLYRTVEQDDSWLGNASGRASVTISLHQNAGLAYWPFFKDIESIFRAYGGRPHWGKKHTLGGTQLRDLYPHWDDFQLLRGRMDPQGMFLNDYLRALLGEQESSEGAVRVHEVPLHEISPKAAPEERA
- a CDS encoding ABC transporter substrate-binding protein, producing MIKKLLCTGLTLALISGTASASTLVFGAGGEPVSLDSGTITDGNSSLAQALVYDMLVRFKKGTTTITPGLATSWKANKDASEWTFTLRPNVKFSDGTPFNANAVVFNVNRWWDQAADAGAKEHSKTFTSWTFIFGGFKGEQNSLLKSVRADGPNKVVFTLNRSFAPFPEALATPFFGIASPDAVKKAGARYGTPAALPVGTGPFIMQSWKTGDRITLVPNKGHWGKKASYDQLLLRFLKDPSVRLNELKAGTIDFTTDLNPDQLNVVKADKNLNPVIIPGFNVGFLSLNLGNQHLKNDKVRQAISMAINKKAIVEAFWGDLGVSDASFLPPALGWANSKKVPADYKFDPAAAKKLLAEAGYPNGFSIDLWYMPVSRPYFPTPKPIAEAMAADLGAIGIKATLKTEDWAKYLEDRNKKPGFDMYMIGWTGPYASPYNFYNVYYGEEASADSNYGNPKLFQLLRTAVATSSRSAQAKAYSQIHEISYDANVRIPIVHSRPLAAARTYVKGWVPSPSVITPFEDITISGKK
- a CDS encoding M20 family metallopeptidase yields the protein MTTVKEAQSALDAQVIAWRRHLHQHPELSFQEHETANYVEAQLRKMKGLSITRPTPTSVLAVLRGQGGTGRTVLLRADMDALPIQENTDFDFASRNDGVMHACGHDGHTAMLLGAAQVLSEQQEQLRGEIRFIFQHAEELFPGGGQQVVDAGVMDGVDVAVGTHLFSPIPVGLVALKSGPLMAAPDTFEVTVVGKGGHGAMPQETIDPIVIACHVVTAMQSIVSRQRDPLEPAVVSVTTIHAGTAHNVIPNTAVLTGTVRTFDPALREQIPQLMERLVRGITEAFGATYEFRYEQGYRATINDPAVTEVLREVVQETVGAQALVEAQPTMGGEDFSAYLSRAPGAFIFIGARNEEAGITAPHHHPNFAIDEDALAIGVKVLVGAARRLSAGA
- a CDS encoding sensory rhodopsin transducer; the protein is MKSYGHRIWCVPAGHIPLRSTGEEPRYTSYDQLCILNTGDQDAQLKLSIFYADRDPEGPYLLCVASRRVRHVRVNDLIDPRAIPLDVEYACLVESEVPVVVQFVRQDTSAGAQALMTSMAYPLHDPGDHQE
- a CDS encoding ABC transporter permease, which encodes MTPINATPAAPPRLSDRRRFLRKYLQNRSLMVGTVILLIMALCALLAPWLAPYDPAEQYTDYALQGPSPQFPLGTDMFGRDQLSRIIYGTRLSFVVSSVSVGIALVLGTLLGLIAVTARGWVDNVIMRVMDVLFAFPFLLLVIAIMAAFGTSLTNAMIAIGIVYTPSFARVTRAAALNVMEQLYIEASHSLGASRSRLIFRHILPNIQGPLIIQTTLSLAFAILAEAALSFLGLGAQPPAPSWGLMLNEGRDFFNMADWLAIFPGLAITVAVLGFNLLGDGLRDLLDPRSHREN